The proteins below are encoded in one region of Microvirga ossetica:
- a CDS encoding Lrp/AsnC family transcriptional regulator, with translation MKRLRFQTGPLDATDAIIVRALARDARTAMSELAREVGMSAPSITERVRRLEEAGVIRGYQAVVDPAALGLVLAVHIRIRPMPGLLAKVADVLRGLDPIIECDRVTGEDCFIAKAYVRDVAELEALIDEINPHAMTTTSIIQSSPVKRRMPPIKGEGTRG, from the coding sequence GTGAAGCGCCTTCGATTTCAAACTGGTCCTCTGGACGCGACCGACGCGATCATCGTGCGCGCGCTTGCCAGGGATGCGCGCACTGCCATGTCGGAGCTGGCGCGCGAGGTCGGGATGTCGGCGCCGAGCATCACCGAGCGCGTGCGACGCCTCGAAGAGGCAGGCGTCATCAGGGGCTATCAGGCGGTGGTGGACCCAGCGGCCTTGGGCTTGGTGCTTGCCGTCCACATCCGCATTCGTCCTATGCCGGGCCTTCTTGCCAAGGTGGCGGACGTGCTGCGCGGCCTCGATCCCATTATTGAGTGCGACCGCGTGACGGGCGAGGACTGCTTCATCGCCAAGGCTTACGTGCGTGATGTGGCGGAGCTGGAGGCGCTCATCGACGAGATCAACCCGCACGCGATGACGACTACCTCCATCATCCAATCCTCACCCGTGAAGCGGCGGATGCCTCCTATCAAGGGCGAAGGCACACGCGGCTAA
- a CDS encoding TetR/AcrR family transcriptional regulator produces MKKGARMKVGRDRISAGSKPSAYHHGDLRRALLASAEMVLAERGVEGFTLRECARRAGVSHAAPAHHFGDVTGLLTALAALGFETLTAAMREARVGIENPTERLRAIGRGYVAFARDYPERFRLTFDWHRLNHEDPVLRAAGEAAFGELETAIRLVAGAADEPLEGDLLADLVHTWSLVHGFSHLLLAGQLDHTGAGERAITDLLESVIRRIRVSTQSGTRGQFERGR; encoded by the coding sequence ATGAAGAAGGGCGCACGGATGAAGGTGGGACGAGACAGGATATCGGCGGGATCGAAACCTTCGGCCTATCATCATGGCGACTTGCGGCGAGCCCTGCTCGCGTCGGCCGAGATGGTGCTGGCCGAGCGCGGGGTTGAGGGCTTCACCTTGCGGGAATGCGCTCGCAGGGCCGGTGTCTCGCACGCAGCGCCGGCGCATCACTTCGGTGACGTGACGGGGCTCCTCACGGCACTAGCGGCGCTCGGCTTCGAGACGTTGACGGCGGCCATGCGGGAGGCCCGGGTGGGGATCGAGAATCCGACCGAGCGGCTGCGGGCGATCGGGCGGGGCTATGTGGCTTTCGCACGGGACTACCCGGAACGCTTCCGGCTCACCTTCGACTGGCATCGGCTGAACCACGAGGATCCAGTTCTGCGGGCTGCGGGCGAGGCAGCCTTCGGGGAGTTGGAAACGGCAATCCGGCTCGTGGCCGGCGCTGCTGACGAACCGCTCGAGGGAGACCTCCTGGCAGATCTCGTCCATACCTGGTCGCTGGTGCATGGCTTCTCGCACCTGCTTCTCGCCGGTCAGCTCGACCACACCGGCGCAGGCGAGCGAGCAATCACGGACCTGCTCGAGAGCGTCATCAGGCGCATTCGTGTTTCAACCCAATCGGGAACTCGTGGGCAATTCGAAAGGGGAAGGTAG
- a CDS encoding ribonuclease activity regulator RraA has protein sequence MSVPDAAIINSLRRLSTATLATILSHRGITRVFMHGVAPLPGSRPRLVGRAFTMRSVSSREDKVAQDRSMPPELNLQRRGAEECGPGEVLVIDCRGNAQGASGGLILFERMRVRGCAGVVSDGGVRDAYDIVETGFPVYAKAVCPPNSLVAHRFVELQVPITCGEAAVYPGDYIVGDPDGVIVVPAEIAAEVASEASAYEDKEEFIIRRIRSGASVYGTYPLTGDGLAEYEASQRSKG, from the coding sequence ATGTCGGTTCCGGATGCAGCAATCATCAACAGCCTCCGTCGGCTCTCAACCGCAACACTAGCAACGATCCTCTCGCATCGTGGGATTACGAGAGTCTTTATGCATGGCGTCGCTCCGCTGCCGGGATCGCGGCCGAGACTTGTAGGACGCGCCTTCACGATGCGATCTGTCTCGTCGCGAGAGGACAAGGTCGCGCAAGATCGCTCAATGCCACCAGAATTGAACTTACAACGGCGTGGCGCCGAAGAATGTGGTCCTGGAGAAGTGCTGGTGATTGATTGTCGAGGAAACGCACAGGGAGCAAGCGGCGGTCTTATTCTTTTCGAACGCATGCGAGTTCGGGGTTGTGCCGGTGTTGTCTCGGATGGAGGTGTACGCGACGCTTACGACATCGTTGAAACCGGGTTCCCCGTCTATGCTAAGGCGGTTTGCCCGCCCAACAGTCTCGTTGCACACCGCTTTGTCGAATTGCAGGTGCCGATCACCTGCGGGGAAGCTGCGGTGTACCCCGGGGACTATATCGTAGGCGATCCGGACGGCGTCATTGTCGTCCCTGCGGAAATTGCCGCAGAGGTAGCAAGCGAAGCCTCAGCTTACGAAGATAAGGAAGAATTTATCATCCGTCGAATTCGGAGCGGTGCAAGTGTTTATGGGACATATCCGCTCACAGGAGATGGCTTGGCCGAGTATGAAGCCAGCCAGAGGAGCAAGGGCTGA
- a CDS encoding EamA family transporter yields MKAKNLSFTSAAEVVPPHAWFGVSAVFHYLGPSFAVLLFPAVGVLGVAWMRIATAALMFAAWTKPWRIFAHASARERILLLALGLCLAVMNTSFYLALDRLPMSLVAAIEFVGTIGVAAYGLRTRRNLLALLLAIAGVFVLIDLRWSSDPLGLFWAFLNGAMFVGYLLLGHRIAEGGASGGVDRLGAAMTAALLFIMPIGFMQAMRAIADPMLLLAGIGVGVCSSVIPYVCDQLAMSRLPRASFALLLALLPATATVIAALVLAQIPSTRDILGVLLVMVGVALHRPSPPPLKEIAETTL; encoded by the coding sequence ATGAAAGCCAAGAACCTTAGCTTCACCAGCGCCGCAGAGGTAGTGCCGCCCCACGCCTGGTTCGGCGTCAGCGCCGTGTTCCATTATCTCGGTCCTTCCTTCGCCGTGCTGCTGTTTCCGGCCGTCGGCGTCCTCGGGGTCGCATGGATGCGGATCGCGACCGCTGCGCTCATGTTCGCTGCCTGGACGAAGCCCTGGCGCATCTTCGCGCACGCCAGTGCCCGCGAGCGCATCCTCCTGCTGGCGCTCGGTCTCTGCCTCGCCGTCATGAACACGTCGTTCTATCTCGCCCTCGACCGGCTGCCGATGAGCCTGGTGGCGGCCATCGAGTTCGTCGGCACCATCGGCGTCGCCGCTTACGGCCTTCGCACCCGCCGCAACCTCCTTGCCCTTCTGCTCGCCATCGCCGGTGTGTTCGTGCTCATCGACCTTCGCTGGTCGAGCGACCCGCTGGGCTTGTTCTGGGCCTTCCTGAACGGTGCCATGTTCGTGGGCTACCTCCTGCTCGGCCACAGGATCGCGGAGGGCGGAGCCTCCGGCGGGGTGGACCGGCTCGGCGCGGCGATGACGGCGGCGCTCTTGTTCATTATGCCGATCGGGTTCATGCAAGCCATGCGGGCGATCGCCGACCCGATGCTGCTCCTGGCCGGCATCGGTGTTGGGGTGTGCTCGTCGGTCATCCCCTATGTGTGCGACCAGCTCGCCATGTCGCGGCTGCCCCGTGCCAGCTTCGCCCTGCTGCTCGCGCTGTTGCCCGCCACCGCAACCGTGATCGCCGCGCTGGTGCTGGCGCAGATCCCGAGCACACGCGACATTCTCGGCGTGCTGCTGGTGATGGTCGGCGTGGCCCTCCACCGGCCATCACCGCCCCCATTGAAGGAGATAGCCGAAACAACCCTCTGA
- a CDS encoding nuclear transport factor 2 family protein encodes MSVEITPASMEALIRRYFAACNAADYEGLTSCFTPDAVHYFPPGLPEIPWRGADVIARKWIWCVENLGSQWTIEKVLCSSTAPEAVIEWTHWKNKAGTALRGDEWYVFDTGTGLVKEIRAYYASPSDSSVPVSELAEFDYAGRGYHLTSP; translated from the coding sequence ATGTCCGTTGAGATAACTCCTGCCTCCATGGAGGCGCTGATCCGACGCTACTTTGCCGCTTGCAATGCCGCTGATTATGAGGGCCTCACGTCCTGCTTCACGCCGGATGCGGTCCACTACTTCCCGCCGGGGCTACCCGAGATTCCTTGGCGTGGTGCAGATGTGATTGCTCGCAAGTGGATCTGGTGCGTTGAGAATCTTGGATCACAGTGGACTATTGAGAAGGTTCTTTGCTCGTCGACAGCCCCCGAGGCTGTAATCGAGTGGACACACTGGAAGAACAAGGCCGGCACTGCGCTACGCGGGGACGAGTGGTACGTCTTCGACACCGGCACCGGCCTAGTTAAAGAGATTCGCGCATACTACGCCTCGCCGTCCGACTCATCCGTTCCTGTTTCGGAGTTAGCAGAATTCGACTATGCAGGACGAGGCTATCATCTAACTTCGCCATGA
- a CDS encoding mandelate racemase/muconate lactonizing enzyme family protein — translation MSELALSNSSEHDSGLDRPLTIKSVRAHPLSVRLAVPQKSAKGAHQVSEILVVEVETADGIIGLGEGFCRISSRLHAAFVDQLLAPRIIGRDARDRRALWKAMRATISGQPGGQIVEAIAAIDVALWDIAGHAAGQPVHRLLGGMGRTELRAYASSVMWADDKSVEEEVKLVLDAGYKEIKIKIGNPVEDAIARAHFVRRLVGDSIKLYADGNWAFDVDDALRVAHGLADAGYEFFEEPIVAHDREGYKLLSRRSPVRLAAGEADYVAGEALVKLADRSVGLIQPDIARSGGITETWRIAELAAAHHTAFAPHMGLSGAICAAASLHISAAAETFRTYECMYYENPLRTELCDPVVGERQQLVDGKLPVPTGPGLGVSLNRKVLERYRAT, via the coding sequence GTGAGCGAACTCGCCCTCTCAAATTCGTCTGAGCATGACAGTGGCTTAGACCGTCCCCTCACAATAAAGAGTGTTCGAGCGCACCCGCTGAGCGTTCGCCTCGCTGTGCCGCAAAAGTCTGCCAAGGGAGCACATCAAGTCTCGGAGATCCTCGTCGTCGAGGTAGAGACGGCTGATGGGATCATTGGGCTTGGTGAAGGATTTTGCCGGATTAGTTCGCGTCTTCATGCGGCCTTCGTTGATCAGTTGCTTGCGCCAAGGATCATCGGGCGCGACGCACGAGATAGACGAGCGCTTTGGAAAGCAATGCGGGCCACAATTTCTGGCCAACCTGGCGGGCAGATCGTTGAGGCAATTGCCGCAATCGATGTCGCCCTGTGGGACATCGCAGGTCACGCCGCAGGTCAGCCTGTGCACCGACTTTTAGGCGGAATGGGGCGAACGGAACTACGAGCTTATGCCTCATCCGTGATGTGGGCTGACGACAAGTCGGTCGAAGAAGAGGTCAAGCTCGTGCTCGATGCGGGTTATAAGGAGATCAAGATCAAAATTGGCAATCCCGTCGAGGACGCGATCGCAAGAGCTCATTTCGTCAGGCGCCTGGTCGGCGATTCCATCAAACTCTATGCAGATGGGAACTGGGCGTTTGATGTGGACGACGCACTACGGGTAGCGCACGGCCTAGCTGATGCGGGCTATGAGTTTTTCGAAGAGCCGATCGTTGCACATGATCGTGAAGGTTACAAACTTCTGTCACGACGCTCCCCGGTTCGTCTCGCCGCCGGTGAGGCCGATTACGTTGCAGGAGAGGCCCTCGTCAAGTTGGCCGATAGATCGGTCGGACTGATCCAGCCTGACATTGCGCGGTCTGGCGGCATCACGGAAACGTGGCGTATCGCGGAGCTTGCGGCGGCTCATCATACAGCCTTTGCACCTCACATGGGTTTGTCAGGGGCAATCTGCGCTGCCGCAAGCCTTCATATTTCTGCGGCTGCAGAGACGTTCCGTACCTACGAGTGCATGTATTATGAGAATCCGCTGCGCACCGAACTATGTGATCCTGTGGTCGGCGAGCGTCAACAGCTTGTAGACGGCAAGCTTCCCGTGCCCACGGGACCTGGTCTTGGCGTGTCCCTCAATCGCAAGGTGCTTGAACGCTACCGAGCCACCTAA
- a CDS encoding ribonuclease activity regulator RraA, with protein MKYQLKHEIPVSREVIGRLKNVSSGSLTTELFKKGLRQCFLVGLRPMNPNAVKFAGEAFTMRMIAAREDIDTIETLTPYPNPMNLQWEAVENIGEGQVLVIDSRNDPRAASAGAMLPTRMKVRGAAAIVTDGSFRDGQELADLDFPAYGRQVTASTRLSYHHVADLQVPISCADVAVYPGDIIVGDGDGITVIPRHLAAEMADLCERRDQLEKYLSYRIGAGEPLYGVYPPTPQVRADFEAWQRAGACPEDAVHIRAEAANVR; from the coding sequence ATGAAATACCAGCTCAAACACGAGATCCCGGTATCTCGAGAAGTGATCGGGCGATTGAAGAATGTCTCCAGCGGCTCGTTGACGACCGAACTGTTCAAGAAAGGCCTGCGTCAGTGCTTCCTTGTCGGCCTGCGGCCGATGAACCCAAATGCGGTCAAGTTTGCGGGCGAAGCGTTCACAATGCGGATGATCGCAGCTCGCGAGGACATCGATACCATTGAGACGCTCACGCCGTACCCCAACCCGATGAACTTGCAGTGGGAGGCCGTGGAGAACATTGGCGAAGGGCAGGTCCTCGTCATCGACAGCCGCAACGACCCTCGCGCCGCCTCAGCAGGCGCTATGCTGCCGACCCGAATGAAGGTGCGTGGAGCAGCCGCGATCGTCACGGATGGTTCGTTCCGAGATGGCCAGGAACTGGCTGACCTCGACTTCCCCGCCTATGGCAGGCAGGTCACGGCCTCGACGCGCCTCTCCTACCACCATGTCGCCGATCTGCAGGTGCCTATCAGCTGTGCGGATGTGGCGGTCTATCCCGGCGACATCATTGTCGGTGACGGTGATGGCATCACGGTGATCCCGCGCCACCTCGCGGCCGAGATGGCCGATCTGTGTGAGCGTCGGGATCAGCTCGAAAAGTACCTCTCCTACAGAATCGGCGCTGGCGAGCCCCTTTACGGCGTCTACCCGCCAACCCCGCAGGTCCGGGCAGACTTCGAGGCCTGGCAGCGCGCCGGTGCGTGTCCGGAGGATGCCGTCCATATCCGCGCCGAGGCCGCCAATGTCCGTTGA
- a CDS encoding IS6 family transposase, which translates to MFKGRHFDRSVILLCIRWYLAYNLSLRNLEEMMAERGVSVDHATIHRWVVRYSPELLKRFNARKRAVTGKWHVDETYIKVRGRWMYLYRAIDSNGDTVEFSFSERRNLPAAKRFLRKALKRHGRPERIVIDGSQTNREAILSCDAESRLQDRSRRKLKPIRIRQSQYLNNCIEQDHRAVKCRVRSMLGFKSVDSARVILGGVELIHMLRKQQAKYACNRQLSLAEQFHLLAA; encoded by the coding sequence GTGTTCAAGGGCAGGCACTTTGATCGATCAGTGATCCTGCTCTGCATCCGGTGGTATCTGGCCTATAATCTCAGCCTGCGCAATCTCGAGGAGATGATGGCAGAGCGCGGCGTCTCGGTCGACCACGCAACCATTCACAGATGGGTTGTCCGGTACTCGCCCGAACTTCTGAAGCGCTTCAATGCACGCAAGCGAGCCGTTACCGGAAAGTGGCACGTCGACGAGACATACATTAAGGTGAGAGGTCGCTGGATGTACCTTTACCGGGCTATCGACAGCAACGGCGACACGGTTGAGTTCTCGTTCAGTGAGCGGCGAAACTTGCCGGCTGCCAAACGGTTCCTGCGCAAGGCGCTCAAGCGGCATGGCCGGCCTGAGCGGATCGTCATCGACGGCAGCCAGACCAATCGCGAAGCCATCCTGTCGTGTGATGCCGAGAGCCGACTGCAGGACCGTTCAAGGCGCAAGCTCAAGCCGATTAGGATCCGGCAGAGTCAATACCTCAATAACTGCATCGAGCAGGATCACCGCGCCGTCAAATGCCGCGTGCGATCGATGCTCGGCTTCAAGTCGGTTGACAGTGCCCGCGTGATCTTGGGTGGCGTCGAGTTGATCCACATGCTGCGCAAACAGCAGGCGAAATATGCCTGCAATCGGCAGCTATCTCTCGCCGAGCAGTTTCACCTGCTCGCCGCATGA
- a CDS encoding FadR/GntR family transcriptional regulator, with amino-acid sequence MPTDAPQITLGGRRTEMVYRALLTDIKEGRYEAHSRLPTENELAETFAVSRPVIRNALALLKQQGLVRSVQGSGTVVIFGSEQTAPEQGSGSLLSGSVRDLQRCFEFRILIEGEAAYAAALRHNPRTLERMADCVYTTRGPALPALAEQAHQTFDFHRAVVDAADNLFLQQSLDLIVGSAGFRAYLSRRRGRDGIIHDHGQVNSEHIEIFHLIERRQAAEAREAMRGHIQRAHDSFMGRIPLTNGE; translated from the coding sequence ATGCCTACAGATGCGCCGCAGATCACTTTGGGTGGGCGAAGGACCGAAATGGTCTACAGAGCTCTTCTCACGGATATCAAGGAAGGCCGCTATGAAGCGCATAGCAGACTTCCGACTGAAAATGAGCTCGCCGAAACATTCGCTGTCTCGCGGCCGGTCATTCGGAACGCCTTAGCTCTCCTCAAGCAGCAAGGATTGGTGCGTTCCGTTCAAGGCTCCGGCACGGTGGTCATCTTCGGCTCCGAGCAAACCGCGCCTGAGCAAGGATCAGGGAGTTTGCTCAGCGGCAGCGTGCGGGATCTGCAGCGCTGCTTCGAGTTTCGAATCCTGATCGAGGGCGAGGCGGCATATGCTGCAGCGCTGCGGCACAACCCACGTACACTCGAGCGGATGGCCGATTGCGTCTACACGACTCGCGGCCCCGCGCTACCCGCTCTTGCTGAACAGGCGCATCAAACCTTCGACTTTCATCGTGCGGTTGTCGATGCGGCCGACAATCTATTCTTGCAGCAATCGCTCGACCTCATCGTCGGGTCGGCAGGCTTCAGGGCGTACCTATCGCGACGGCGGGGGAGAGACGGGATCATTCACGACCATGGTCAAGTGAATTCAGAGCACATTGAGATCTTCCACTTAATCGAGCGACGCCAAGCCGCCGAAGCGCGGGAAGCCATGAGAGGGCACATCCAGAGGGCTCATGACAGCTTCATGGGGCGTATACCACTGACAAACGGCGAATAG
- a CDS encoding ABA4-like family protein, with amino-acid sequence MPDLWLDRVFSLAGLMAMAGWLALVLAPLRPRLAQAVATFVIPAVIGLAYAGLIARYWGEAPGGFGSLDEVDALFGHRGVLLAGWLHYLAFDLFVGAWEVREARRVGLPHWLILPPLALTFLFGPIGLLVFLALRAARLRYAPLRTQGATA; translated from the coding sequence ATGCCGGATCTCTGGCTCGATCGTGTGTTCTCGTTGGCCGGTCTCATGGCGATGGCAGGTTGGCTCGCCCTGGTTCTCGCGCCCTTGCGGCCACGTCTCGCGCAGGCCGTTGCAACCTTCGTCATTCCGGCTGTGATCGGCCTCGCCTATGCGGGGCTCATCGCCCGCTACTGGGGCGAGGCGCCGGGCGGGTTCGGCTCGCTGGACGAGGTGGATGCTCTCTTCGGCCATCGTGGCGTGCTGCTGGCGGGCTGGCTTCATTACCTCGCTTTCGATCTCTTCGTCGGCGCCTGGGAGGTACGGGAGGCCCGTCGGGTCGGCTTGCCCCATTGGCTGATCCTGCCTCCCTTGGCGCTCACCTTCCTGTTCGGCCCGATCGGCCTGCTTGTCTTCCTGGCGCTCCGCGCAGCCCGCCTGCGCTACGCCCCCCTCCGCACCCAAGGAGCCACCGCATGA
- the araD gene encoding L-arabinonate dehydratase, with product MKRIEVSDLRSQRWFDAPGIRSFNVRTRALQMGYSRRDFEKKPVIAILNTWSDFAQCHSHFKQRVEEVKRGVLQAGGLPMELPAMSLSETMVKPTTMLYRNFLAMEAEELIWSHPVDGVVLMGGCDKTTPGLIMGAASAGLPAIFVPAGPMLTGRYRGRPLGSGSDNWKFWDERRAGTISEHQWHDMEASLARSPGHCMTMGTASTMTSAAEALGLTLPGAASIPAVDSAHARMASDCGRRIVELVWEDVRPQSIATRASFLNAVAVVMALGGSTNAVIHLIAMAGRFGVPLTLRDFDEVSRVTPVLANLRPSGAHLMEDFYYAGGLRGIMSRMTDRLDLSCLTVSGLSLGETLMGAEVFDDDVIRPLDRPVASEGGIAILTGSLAPDGAVIKHSAASPNLSRHQGRAVVFEDRDDLARRIDDEALEVDETSVLVMKNGGAVGAPGLPEWGALPIPKKLLAKGVRDMVRISDARMSGTSFGTCILHVSPEAARGGPLALVQDGDLIELDIPARRIELCVDADELARRRDAWTPPAPFFSRGYGRLFAEHVTSADQGCDFDFLHAGTATPEPKIY from the coding sequence ATGAAGCGGATCGAAGTATCAGATCTCAGAAGTCAGCGCTGGTTCGACGCCCCAGGCATTCGTTCATTCAACGTCCGAACGCGCGCACTGCAAATGGGCTACTCGCGCCGCGATTTTGAGAAGAAGCCTGTCATCGCGATCCTCAACACCTGGAGCGATTTTGCGCAATGCCACTCGCACTTCAAGCAGAGGGTCGAGGAGGTCAAACGCGGGGTGCTGCAGGCTGGCGGACTTCCGATGGAACTCCCTGCCATGTCACTCAGCGAAACCATGGTGAAGCCCACAACGATGCTCTACCGAAACTTCCTCGCAATGGAGGCCGAGGAGCTCATTTGGAGCCATCCCGTAGACGGTGTCGTTCTGATGGGTGGCTGCGACAAGACTACACCGGGCCTCATAATGGGTGCGGCATCGGCCGGGTTGCCCGCCATCTTCGTGCCAGCTGGACCGATGCTGACTGGACGCTACCGTGGCCGGCCGCTGGGAAGCGGCAGCGACAACTGGAAGTTCTGGGACGAACGTCGCGCCGGGACAATCAGCGAGCACCAGTGGCACGATATGGAAGCGTCACTGGCACGCTCACCAGGTCATTGCATGACAATGGGCACAGCATCGACGATGACAAGCGCCGCCGAAGCGCTTGGGCTGACGCTCCCCGGGGCTGCATCCATACCGGCGGTCGACTCAGCTCACGCTCGTATGGCCTCTGACTGCGGACGCCGTATTGTTGAGCTTGTTTGGGAGGATGTGCGGCCGCAAAGCATCGCAACCCGAGCATCTTTCCTCAATGCCGTTGCGGTCGTCATGGCGCTCGGCGGGTCAACAAATGCAGTGATCCACCTGATCGCAATGGCGGGACGGTTCGGCGTTCCCCTCACATTGCGAGACTTCGATGAGGTCTCACGCGTGACACCTGTCCTGGCGAACTTGCGACCCTCGGGGGCGCATCTCATGGAGGACTTCTACTATGCCGGGGGACTGCGCGGCATCATGAGCCGAATGACCGACCGCCTTGACCTATCATGCCTAACGGTAAGCGGATTGAGCCTTGGCGAGACGCTCATGGGTGCTGAGGTTTTTGACGACGACGTGATTCGGCCCCTCGACAGGCCTGTCGCCTCTGAGGGAGGGATCGCAATCCTCACTGGCTCGCTGGCACCAGACGGGGCGGTCATTAAACACTCAGCCGCCTCCCCGAACTTATCCAGGCATCAAGGCAGGGCCGTAGTCTTTGAGGATCGTGATGATCTCGCCCGGCGCATCGATGACGAGGCGTTGGAGGTGGATGAAACATCCGTGCTGGTGATGAAAAACGGCGGAGCAGTCGGAGCGCCTGGGTTGCCTGAGTGGGGTGCCCTTCCGATCCCCAAAAAGTTGCTTGCGAAAGGTGTTCGCGACATGGTGCGAATTTCCGATGCTCGCATGAGCGGGACGAGCTTCGGCACCTGCATCCTTCATGTGTCACCGGAGGCCGCCCGCGGAGGGCCACTCGCTCTCGTACAGGATGGCGACTTGATTGAGCTGGACATACCAGCGAGGCGAATTGAGCTTTGTGTGGATGCTGATGAACTCGCCCGGCGCCGTGACGCTTGGACGCCGCCAGCTCCATTCTTCAGCCGCGGCTACGGACGACTGTTTGCCGAGCACGTCACGTCGGCGGATCAGGGCTGCGACTTTGATTTCCTTCATGCCGGCACCGCGACGCCGGAACCTAAAATCTACTAA